Proteins from one Chitinophaga oryzae genomic window:
- the porV gene encoding type IX secretion system outer membrane channel protein PorV: MTAVKPAVHAQKAEQKAPNIGASFLLVNPDARSSGAGDATIGLEADPNSLFSNAAKIVFAGDWGVSANYSPWMWELNNNQSNMAYVSAYKNFNAVEGVGVSMKYFNYGEVTFRDDNGTVLQTYSPKEFAVDAAYARKLGQHMSLAISLRYVRSQLGQGSFNGLQQKPASAVAGDVGYYYQNSTDRLEFGNRYSFGVSFTNIGTKLQYTDDNTRKSFLPMNLRIGGGYTFVHTYDHEFTIAVDINKLLVPTPPLYAVDDNGIPTNEILKGKDPNRQVVSALFSSFGDAPGGFSEELREFTVASGLEYAYKQAFFARTGYFYEHPQKGLRQHFSAGLGVRYSNIEFDVAYLVPTGTSLRERRTLKFSLVYNIGARKDAAAE, encoded by the coding sequence ATGACAGCCGTAAAACCGGCCGTACATGCCCAAAAAGCGGAGCAGAAAGCGCCCAATATCGGTGCCAGCTTCCTGCTGGTCAACCCCGATGCCCGTTCCAGCGGGGCCGGAGACGCCACCATCGGGCTGGAAGCCGATCCCAACTCCCTGTTTTCCAATGCTGCGAAAATTGTTTTTGCCGGCGACTGGGGTGTCAGCGCCAATTATTCTCCCTGGATGTGGGAATTGAATAATAACCAGTCCAACATGGCCTATGTATCCGCCTATAAGAACTTCAATGCAGTGGAAGGCGTAGGGGTGTCCATGAAATACTTCAACTACGGAGAAGTGACATTCAGGGACGACAACGGCACTGTCCTGCAAACCTATTCTCCCAAGGAGTTTGCGGTGGATGCAGCCTACGCCCGGAAGCTGGGGCAGCATATGTCGCTGGCCATTAGTCTGCGGTATGTACGCAGTCAGCTCGGGCAGGGCTCTTTCAACGGCCTGCAGCAAAAGCCGGCATCGGCCGTAGCCGGGGACGTAGGCTATTACTACCAGAACAGCACCGACCGGCTTGAATTCGGCAACCGTTATTCTTTCGGGGTGAGTTTTACCAACATCGGCACCAAGCTGCAGTACACCGACGACAATACCCGCAAGAGTTTTCTGCCGATGAACCTGCGTATCGGCGGCGGCTATACGTTTGTGCACACCTACGATCATGAATTTACCATTGCCGTAGACATCAACAAGTTGCTGGTACCTACTCCTCCTCTGTATGCGGTTGATGACAATGGTATCCCCACCAACGAGATCCTTAAAGGGAAGGACCCTAACCGGCAGGTGGTTAGCGCCCTGTTTTCTTCTTTTGGCGATGCGCCAGGCGGTTTCAGCGAAGAGCTGCGTGAGTTTACCGTGGCCAGCGGGCTGGAATACGCCTATAAGCAGGCATTTTTTGCACGCACCGGCTATTTCTACGAGCATCCCCAGAAAGGGTTGCGGCAGCATTTCTCCGCAGGTCTGGGGGTGCGGTACTCCAATATAGAATTTGACGTTGCGTACCTGGTCCCCACCGGTACCAGCCTGCGGGAACGGCGCACGCTGAAGTTCTCCCTGGTATACAATATCGGCGCCCGTAAGGATGCGGCAGCCGAATGA
- a CDS encoding collagen-like protein, with translation MKKRYLLSLFCSMLLLTQLTYAQNGLKTINYQAVARNSNGTVLANESIKVRISILGGSAAGPVQYQETHDAITNQLGLFNLQIGAGTPVSGTFAAVPWANANQYIKVEAAIGGGSFQVLGNSPLASVPFALYAANGNPGPAGPAGPAGPAGPQGVQGPAGVAGAVGPAGPAGPAGPVGATGAVGPVGPAGPAGAVGPAGPQGPQGPAGPMGLPGAVGPAGPAGPVGPAGPVGPAGADGPAGPAGPAGADGPVGPVGPAGPVGPAGPAGPVGPAGPVGPAGPAGDINGVAAGGDLTGTYPNPVVAKLQSIPVSNAAPLAGQLLKFDGAQWVPGAAGGGLTLPFVATENNAATLFSITNDGDGTSLEGVNNTTTSNVAAIRGIVSSASPGGFSAAVRGINNGTGGLGVGVYGSQAGSGWGVYGTTPNGLGVYGNASANGYGVYANSNTGTGLNATSNNGIPANISIYNNANNNNALVVNSVGNGTVVNVTTTGNGAGVRSSTVAGFGVHGITSTLTSAGVVGDNNGGGEAVVGRTTSDIAGAVVGRNDGGGYGVRGFIATSTSGTGIGVLGQVGLNNSTGRAGRFENFNNTNTTGNTLEVETNGNGNIPDNTQGNAASFLVNNTNSVAAAIRAETNTIFGNFGAAGVFGVSSGTGGRAGLFYASNPSGNGASLISITDGNGNAITANAGKDGNGVETNIDGAGNAIYAWVPTFSTGRAGRFEIFNESNTSDVITVKTVGNGIAGNFKVDKTTGTSPAVKGEVNSQFANFGTAGVYGQSSGTGGYAGLFYSSNPAGNGPALLALSEGSGNGITANAGGNGDGVEASCDGSGNAISGFVPNFGTGKAGRFANFNNANGQPVVHITTTGTGSGMLLNHQGPSGNIAVFQSASANVARINKAGRGFFNGGTQNSGADVAEAFDVTGAIQQYEPGDVMVIATDADRTIEKSSEAYSSLVVGVYATKPGVLLTEEDIETDLSDKAPLGVVGVIPTKVCNENGPIRRGDLLVTASKPGYAMKADPDKVKPGQAIGKALQEFDGTQGKIKVLVNVR, from the coding sequence ATGAAAAAAAGATACTTGCTTTCCCTCTTTTGCAGTATGCTGCTTTTAACACAGCTGACATACGCACAAAACGGGTTAAAAACGATCAACTATCAGGCGGTAGCCAGAAACAGCAACGGTACGGTGCTAGCCAATGAGAGCATTAAAGTGCGGATCTCTATCCTGGGAGGTTCTGCTGCCGGCCCGGTGCAATACCAGGAAACACATGATGCCATCACCAACCAGCTGGGGTTGTTCAACCTTCAGATTGGCGCAGGTACGCCGGTGAGCGGCACTTTTGCGGCTGTGCCCTGGGCTAACGCCAACCAATATATTAAAGTAGAAGCCGCCATCGGTGGCGGCAGCTTCCAGGTGCTGGGCAATTCACCGCTGGCCAGCGTGCCCTTTGCACTGTATGCAGCCAATGGCAATCCGGGTCCGGCAGGCCCTGCGGGCCCCGCAGGACCGGCAGGGCCGCAGGGTGTTCAGGGACCGGCAGGTGTTGCCGGTGCAGTAGGACCAGCAGGGCCGGCAGGACCAGCGGGACCGGTGGGAGCTACCGGCGCCGTAGGTCCGGTTGGACCGGCAGGGCCGGCGGGAGCTGTTGGTCCGGCCGGACCGCAGGGGCCACAGGGGCCGGCGGGGCCTATGGGGCTTCCCGGCGCGGTTGGACCGGCAGGACCAGCAGGACCGGTGGGACCAGCGGGACCAGTAGGACCGGCAGGAGCTGACGGCCCAGCAGGACCAGCAGGACCCGCAGGAGCTGACGGACCGGTGGGACCAGTAGGTCCTGCAGGGCCGGTTGGACCAGCTGGACCAGCAGGACCGGTTGGACCGGCGGGGCCAGTAGGACCAGCAGGGCCTGCGGGAGACATTAACGGTGTTGCCGCAGGTGGTGATCTGACGGGTACTTACCCTAATCCGGTGGTTGCCAAACTTCAGAGCATACCTGTGAGCAATGCAGCACCGTTGGCAGGGCAGCTTTTAAAATTTGACGGCGCCCAGTGGGTGCCCGGTGCAGCCGGTGGCGGACTGACGCTTCCTTTTGTGGCTACAGAAAACAATGCCGCCACGCTTTTCAGCATTACCAACGATGGTGACGGCACTTCGCTGGAAGGAGTAAATAATACTACTACTTCCAATGTCGCCGCTATCAGGGGTATTGTGTCCTCGGCCAGTCCCGGTGGTTTTTCTGCAGCCGTGAGGGGTATCAATAACGGCACCGGCGGCCTGGGTGTGGGCGTATATGGCTCACAGGCCGGTTCCGGCTGGGGTGTTTACGGCACTACTCCCAACGGGTTAGGCGTTTATGGCAATGCTTCCGCCAACGGTTACGGCGTTTATGCCAACAGTAATACCGGCACCGGGCTGAATGCCACCAGTAACAATGGTATCCCCGCCAATATCAGCATTTACAACAATGCCAATAACAATAATGCGCTGGTGGTGAATTCTGTTGGTAATGGTACCGTGGTGAACGTAACCACTACAGGCAATGGCGCCGGTGTGCGTTCCAGTACCGTTGCCGGTTTTGGCGTGCATGGTATTACCTCCACCCTCACTTCAGCCGGCGTGGTAGGCGATAACAACGGCGGTGGCGAGGCTGTGGTGGGCCGTACCACCAGTGATATAGCCGGCGCAGTGGTAGGCCGCAACGATGGCGGCGGTTACGGTGTAAGAGGCTTTATCGCTACCAGCACCTCCGGTACCGGTATCGGGGTGTTGGGACAGGTAGGTCTCAATAACAGCACCGGCCGGGCAGGACGATTTGAGAATTTCAACAATACCAACACCACCGGCAATACACTGGAGGTAGAAACCAATGGTAATGGTAATATCCCGGACAACACACAGGGCAATGCCGCCTCTTTCCTTGTTAACAACACCAATAGCGTGGCAGCAGCCATCCGGGCAGAAACCAATACCATCTTTGGCAACTTCGGAGCAGCCGGTGTATTTGGCGTTTCTTCCGGAACCGGCGGGCGCGCGGGGCTTTTTTACGCCTCCAATCCATCTGGTAACGGCGCCTCCCTTATTTCCATCACCGATGGCAATGGCAATGCCATTACCGCCAATGCCGGCAAAGACGGCAACGGCGTAGAAACCAATATTGACGGGGCCGGCAATGCAATATATGCCTGGGTGCCTACTTTTTCTACCGGCAGGGCAGGACGGTTTGAGATCTTCAACGAAAGCAATACCAGCGATGTGATCACAGTAAAGACTGTGGGTAACGGTATCGCCGGTAATTTCAAGGTGGACAAAACCACCGGCACCTCTCCTGCGGTGAAGGGTGAGGTGAATTCCCAGTTTGCCAATTTTGGCACTGCGGGTGTTTATGGCCAGTCTTCCGGTACCGGTGGTTATGCCGGCTTGTTCTATTCCTCCAATCCTGCGGGCAACGGTCCCGCTTTGCTGGCCCTTTCAGAAGGCAGTGGCAATGGTATTACTGCCAATGCGGGCGGTAACGGTGACGGTGTGGAAGCTTCCTGCGACGGCAGCGGCAACGCTATTTCCGGTTTCGTTCCCAATTTCGGTACCGGTAAAGCCGGGCGGTTCGCGAATTTCAATAACGCCAACGGTCAGCCGGTAGTGCATATCACCACCACAGGTACCGGCAGCGGCATGTTGCTTAACCATCAGGGGCCCAGCGGCAACATTGCTGTTTTCCAGAGTGCCAGTGCTAATGTGGCGCGTATCAACAAAGCCGGCAGGGGCTTCTTTAACGGCGGCACCCAGAACAGCGGCGCCGACGTGGCCGAAGCTTTCGACGTAACCGGTGCTATACAGCAATATGAGCCGGGCGATGTGATGGTGATTGCCACAGACGCAGACCGGACCATTGAAAAGTCTTCCGAAGCTTATTCTTCCCTGGTAGTGGGCGTATATGCCACCAAGCCGGGGGTATTGCTGACAGAGGAAGACATCGAAACCGATCTTTCCGACAAAGCGCCTTTGGGCGTGGTGGGCGTGATCCCGACCAAAGTATGCAATGAAAACGGGCCTATCCGCCGCGGCGATCTGCTGGTAACTGCCAGCAAGCCGGGCTATGCCATGAAAGCGGACCCAGACAAGGTGAAACCGGGGCAGGCCATTGGCAAAGCCTTACAGGAGTTTGACGGCACGCAGGGTAAGATCAAAGTGCTTGTAAACGTGAGATAA
- the rpsG gene encoding 30S ribosomal protein S7 codes for MRKQAAKKLPLAPDPRFNDKLVTRFVNNVMEQGKKSIAYKIFYDAVDKVSQMTGENGYEVWKKALNNVTPAVEVRSRRIGGATFQIPAEVRPDRKVSLSIKWLVRYAGERNGKSMADKLANEIVAASKGEGAAFKKKEDTHRMAEANKAFSHFRV; via the coding sequence ATGAGAAAGCAAGCTGCAAAAAAATTGCCTCTGGCTCCGGATCCTCGGTTTAACGACAAGCTGGTTACACGCTTCGTTAATAACGTTATGGAACAAGGAAAAAAGAGCATTGCCTATAAAATCTTCTACGATGCCGTGGATAAGGTAAGCCAGATGACCGGTGAAAACGGTTATGAAGTTTGGAAAAAAGCATTGAACAACGTAACTCCTGCTGTAGAAGTTAGAAGCCGTCGTATCGGTGGCGCTACCTTCCAGATCCCTGCTGAAGTTCGCCCGGATAGAAAAGTATCCCTGAGCATCAAATGGCTGGTTCGTTACGCTGGTGAAAGAAACGGTAAGAGCATGGCGGATAAGCTGGCAAACGAAATCGTAGCAGCAAGCAAAGGTGAAGGCGCAGCGTTCAAGAAGAAAGAAGATACTCACCGTATGGCTGAAGCCAACAAAGCTTTCTCTCACTTCAGAGTATAG
- the rpsL gene encoding 30S ribosomal protein S12, with amino-acid sequence MPTIQQLVRKGREIIRAKSKSRALDSCPQRRGVCTRVYTTTPKKPNSALRKVAKVRLTNKVEVIAYIPGEGHNLQEHSIVLIRGGRVKDLPGVRYHIVRGSLDTAGVKDRKQSRSKYGTKKEKAKK; translated from the coding sequence ATGCCTACTATACAACAATTAGTAAGAAAAGGAAGAGAAATTATCCGGGCTAAGTCCAAGTCCAGGGCATTAGATAGCTGCCCTCAGCGTCGTGGTGTTTGTACTCGTGTGTACACAACCACGCCTAAAAAACCTAACTCCGCTTTGCGTAAAGTTGCAAAGGTGCGTTTGACCAATAAAGTTGAGGTGATTGCGTATATCCCGGGTGAAGGTCACAACCTGCAGGAGCACTCCATCGTACTGATCCGTGGTGGAAGGGTAAAAGACTTACCTGGTGTTCGTTACCACATCGTTCGCGGTTCCCTGGATACTGCCGGTGTGAAAGACAGAAAGCAGAGCCGTTCCAAATATGGTACTAAAAAGGAAAAGGCTAAGAAATAA
- a CDS encoding branched-chain amino acid aminotransferase: protein MMVAKSTVKEEALQKIKVTKTTHSRLSEVDFNNLVFGKKYADHMLVADFDGKEWKNAEILPFQNFSVSPSNAAWHYGQAIFEGIKAYKDPQDNPMIFRPYDNYRRFNTSAERMGMPEVPEWLFIGGMDMLIDLDRNWIPTGEGCSLYLRPFMIAADEFIGVRPSDTYRFAIINSPSGPYFNKPIKLLVQDKYVRAFPGGVGYAKAAGNYGGTMYPTMQAKKQGYDQILWVDGYEHKYLQECGTMNVFVIIGNTAITPDLAQGTILEGVTRASVIDLLKDLGLTVEERPVSIDEVVTAYKNGSLREVFGTGTAAALAYVEQLDYLDTQIKLDTTTYKTAAEVIRRLDAIRTGRAEDTRNWNYHVGEK, encoded by the coding sequence ATGATGGTAGCTAAATCAACAGTAAAGGAAGAAGCATTGCAGAAGATCAAAGTCACAAAAACTACGCATAGCCGTTTAAGTGAAGTGGATTTTAATAATCTGGTGTTCGGTAAAAAGTATGCTGACCACATGCTGGTAGCCGATTTTGATGGAAAAGAGTGGAAAAATGCCGAAATCCTGCCTTTTCAGAACTTTTCTGTAAGTCCTTCCAATGCAGCCTGGCACTATGGACAGGCCATTTTTGAAGGTATCAAGGCCTATAAAGATCCTCAGGATAACCCGATGATCTTCCGCCCGTATGACAACTACAGAAGGTTCAATACTTCTGCCGAAAGAATGGGGATGCCCGAAGTGCCGGAATGGCTCTTCATCGGCGGCATGGACATGCTGATCGACCTGGACCGCAACTGGATACCCACCGGCGAAGGTTGCTCCCTCTACCTGCGTCCCTTTATGATCGCGGCAGACGAGTTCATCGGGGTACGTCCTTCTGATACCTATCGTTTTGCTATTATCAACTCACCTTCAGGCCCCTATTTCAACAAGCCGATAAAACTGCTGGTACAGGATAAATATGTACGCGCATTCCCCGGCGGCGTAGGGTACGCCAAAGCTGCGGGTAACTATGGCGGTACCATGTATCCTACCATGCAGGCCAAAAAACAGGGATACGACCAGATCCTCTGGGTAGACGGCTATGAACATAAATACCTGCAGGAATGCGGTACCATGAACGTATTTGTCATTATCGGCAATACGGCCATTACCCCCGACCTGGCACAGGGCACCATCCTGGAAGGCGTTACCCGCGCCAGCGTGATCGATCTGCTGAAAGACCTCGGTCTCACTGTAGAAGAAAGGCCCGTATCTATAGACGAAGTGGTGACCGCCTACAAAAACGGCTCCCTGCGCGAAGTCTTCGGTACCGGAACCGCCGCCGCACTGGCCTATGTAGAACAGCTGGATTATCTGGATACCCAGATCAAACTGGACACCACAACGTATAAAACCGCTGCGGAAGTTATCCGCCGCCTGGACGCCATCCGTACCGGCCGCGCAGAAGATACCCGCAACTGGAATTATCATGTTGGTGAAAAATAA
- the rdgB gene encoding RdgB/HAM1 family non-canonical purine NTP pyrophosphatase, with translation MKLIFATNNENKVKEFRSMLGDHFEIITLLEAGIDIDIPEPHDTLEENAREKSTTIHRMTGQNCFAEDTGLEIDTLDGAPGVLSARYAGEQKLASDNIVKVLAEMEGATNRNARFRTVISLILDGKEYQFEGVSQGTILDHTSGTQGFGYDPIFVPEGADRSFAEMELTEKNKYSHRSRAFDKFVAFLKTLPV, from the coding sequence ATGAAGTTGATTTTTGCCACCAATAACGAGAACAAAGTGAAGGAATTCCGTTCCATGCTGGGCGATCATTTTGAGATCATCACCCTGCTGGAAGCCGGCATAGACATTGACATTCCGGAGCCGCACGACACCCTGGAAGAGAACGCCCGCGAGAAATCCACGACCATTCACCGGATGACCGGCCAGAACTGCTTTGCCGAAGATACCGGCCTGGAAATAGATACACTGGACGGCGCCCCGGGCGTATTAAGCGCCCGCTATGCCGGCGAACAGAAGCTGGCATCCGACAACATCGTCAAAGTACTGGCGGAAATGGAAGGCGCCACCAACCGCAACGCCCGGTTCCGCACCGTGATCTCCCTGATACTCGACGGGAAAGAATACCAGTTTGAAGGCGTCAGCCAGGGCACCATCCTGGACCATACCTCCGGAACCCAAGGCTTCGGCTACGACCCCATTTTCGTCCCCGAAGGAGCCGACCGCTCCTTTGCCGAAATGGAACTCACCGAAAAAAATAAATACAGCCACCGCAGCCGTGCCTTCGACAAGTTCGTCGCCTTCCTGAAAACATTACCCGTTTAA
- a CDS encoding acyl-CoA thioesterase — MARIKIDLPAQFGFSTTIPIRIQDVNYGGHVGNDAILSIMHEARMQFLQHAGYKELDHEAGTGLIMADVAVTYKGEGFHGDIFTVEVAAGEYSAFGFELFYQLTTQRNGQTITIATAKTGMVCFDYNARKVMKLPAGMKMALESPGAQG; from the coding sequence ATGGCCAGAATAAAAATAGACCTGCCGGCACAATTCGGATTCAGCACCACAATACCCATCAGGATACAGGATGTTAACTATGGCGGACATGTTGGCAACGACGCTATCCTGTCCATCATGCACGAAGCCCGCATGCAGTTTTTGCAACACGCCGGCTACAAAGAACTGGACCATGAAGCCGGCACCGGCCTGATCATGGCAGACGTAGCCGTCACCTACAAAGGCGAAGGCTTCCATGGCGATATCTTCACCGTAGAAGTAGCCGCCGGAGAATACAGCGCTTTTGGCTTTGAACTGTTTTACCAGCTGACCACCCAACGTAACGGCCAAACCATCACCATCGCCACCGCCAAAACCGGGATGGTATGCTTTGATTATAATGCCCGCAAGGTCATGAAACTGCCGGCCGGGATGAAAATGGCGCTGGAATCGCCGGGGGCCCAGGGCTGA
- a CDS encoding nitroreductase family protein, which yields METNTTTSYLEKIIASRRTVKPTSMNGRKIADETVQQLLQMADWAPTHGYTEPWYFVVYGGDKVQEFCTAHAELYKQFTPADKFIAGSYDKLKSQGDLASHVIAICMKRGSNPKIPVVEEIAAVSCAVQNMWLTATSQGIAAYWGSGGMTFHPAMQDYLGLGDDDQVLGFFYLGYTDEPVQPGKRLKPLSEKVKWM from the coding sequence ATGGAAACAAACACAACTACCAGTTACCTGGAAAAAATAATCGCCAGCCGCCGCACCGTGAAGCCGACCAGCATGAATGGCCGGAAAATAGCGGATGAGACCGTGCAGCAGTTGCTGCAGATGGCAGACTGGGCCCCTACCCATGGGTACACAGAGCCGTGGTACTTCGTTGTATACGGTGGCGACAAAGTGCAGGAGTTCTGCACTGCCCATGCCGAACTGTACAAGCAGTTTACGCCGGCCGACAAGTTCATCGCAGGCAGTTACGATAAGCTGAAAAGTCAGGGTGACCTGGCGTCCCACGTTATCGCCATCTGCATGAAAAGAGGCAGCAACCCTAAAATTCCGGTAGTGGAAGAAATTGCAGCAGTATCCTGCGCCGTACAGAACATGTGGCTGACCGCTACTTCCCAGGGCATTGCGGCCTACTGGGGTTCCGGCGGGATGACCTTCCACCCTGCCATGCAGGACTATCTTGGGCTGGGAGACGACGACCAGGTGCTGGGCTTCTTCTATCTCGGCTATACAGACGAACCGGTACAACCCGGCAAGCGCCTGAAGCCCCTGTCCGAGAAGGTAAAATGGATGTAA
- a CDS encoding glycerol-3-phosphate dehydrogenase/oxidase — MKREAIVTALRKDLEPWDIIVAGGGATGLGAALEAVTRGYRTLLLEQNDFAASTSSKSTKLVHGGVRYLAQGDVSLVREASVERGRLAHNAPHLVRNLSFVIPTFNAWENLKYTIGLKMYDWLAGRLSLGKSVHISRRDTLARLTTLKPDRLAGGVLYHDGQFDDSRLAVNLAQTISDKGGTVLNYMKITSLRKDEGGNISGLTVRDTLNGGPEIFLNTRAVINATGVFADDILEMDNPDAPKSIAASQGVHVVLDSSFLPGHDALMIPATSDGRVLFVVPWHNKVVVGTTDTPVNHISLEPHALEAEINFILRTAGQYLARAPHRGDVLSVWAGLRPLAAAKAEGHKTKEISRSHKIIVAASGLVTIIGGKWTTYRRMAEDVIHQLEKSLRWKQTASVTHAMPVHGAATGMNWDDPWYFYGSDIARLQLLMKDHPDLQEVLSEPFGIRKVQVVWAVREEMARNIADFLARRVRLLFLDAREAMRIAPAVAEIMARELGRDRHWIEEQLQTFETLAKGYILS; from the coding sequence ATGAAAAGAGAAGCTATTGTTACAGCCCTGAGAAAAGACCTGGAGCCCTGGGATATTATTGTTGCCGGCGGTGGCGCTACCGGCCTGGGAGCCGCACTGGAGGCCGTCACCAGGGGGTACCGCACCTTGCTGCTGGAACAGAACGATTTTGCGGCTTCCACCTCCAGTAAAAGCACCAAACTGGTACACGGAGGGGTGCGCTATCTGGCGCAGGGCGACGTCTCCCTCGTCCGTGAAGCCAGCGTGGAACGGGGCCGGCTCGCACATAACGCGCCACACCTGGTGCGTAACCTCAGCTTCGTGATCCCTACCTTCAACGCGTGGGAGAACCTGAAATATACGATCGGCCTGAAGATGTACGACTGGCTGGCGGGACGCCTCAGCCTCGGCAAGTCGGTACATATCTCCCGCCGGGATACGCTGGCAAGACTTACCACCCTCAAACCGGACCGCCTCGCCGGCGGCGTCCTGTACCACGATGGCCAGTTCGATGACAGCCGTCTGGCAGTGAACCTGGCGCAGACCATCTCGGATAAAGGCGGTACGGTGCTGAACTACATGAAAATCACCAGCCTTCGCAAGGATGAAGGCGGTAATATCAGCGGACTAACAGTCAGGGATACACTGAATGGTGGCCCTGAAATATTTTTAAACACCCGGGCGGTGATCAATGCGACCGGGGTTTTTGCGGATGATATCCTGGAGATGGACAACCCGGACGCTCCTAAGTCGATTGCAGCCAGTCAGGGTGTACATGTGGTGCTCGACAGCAGTTTCCTGCCCGGACATGACGCGCTGATGATCCCGGCTACCAGCGATGGCCGTGTCTTGTTCGTAGTGCCCTGGCATAATAAAGTCGTCGTGGGCACTACCGACACACCGGTCAATCATATCAGCCTCGAGCCGCATGCGCTGGAAGCGGAAATCAATTTTATCCTGCGCACTGCCGGACAATACCTGGCCAGGGCGCCCCACCGCGGCGATGTGCTGAGCGTATGGGCCGGCCTCCGTCCGCTGGCTGCCGCCAAAGCGGAAGGACATAAAACGAAAGAGATCTCCCGCAGCCATAAGATCATCGTGGCCGCTTCCGGACTGGTCACCATCATAGGCGGTAAATGGACTACCTATCGCCGCATGGCCGAAGATGTGATTCACCAGCTGGAAAAATCGCTGCGCTGGAAACAGACGGCCTCTGTCACCCATGCTATGCCCGTCCATGGCGCGGCCACAGGTATGAACTGGGACGATCCCTGGTATTTCTATGGCAGCGATATCGCCCGGCTGCAATTACTCATGAAGGACCACCCCGACCTGCAGGAGGTGCTCAGTGAACCGTTCGGTATCCGGAAAGTGCAGGTGGTATGGGCGGTAAGGGAAGAGATGGCGCGGAATATAGCCGATTTTCTCGCCAGGAGAGTGCGCCTCCTTTTTCTGGATGCGCGGGAAGCTATGCGTATAGCCCCGGCCGTAGCAGAGATCATGGCACGGGAACTGGGCAGGGACAGGCACTGGATAGAAGAACAACTGCAAACATTTGAAACGCTTGCCAAAGGATATATCTTATCCTGA